In Chanodichthys erythropterus isolate Z2021 chromosome 7, ASM2448905v1, whole genome shotgun sequence, a genomic segment contains:
- the olfch1 gene encoding olfactory receptor CH1, whose protein sequence is MLVFGFLLLCSIKTKGEKANCSIIGQPEYPLLSKDGDIIIGGAFSIHSKINLEMPSFTGKPHRLLCTSLNLREFRFAQTMIFAIEEINSNQTLLPNISIGYQIYDSCGSTLASMRSSVALINGQELTAEHTCPGKTSVKAIIGESESSSTIVLSRATGPFKIPVISHFATCACLSNRKQFPSFFRTIPSDYYQSRALAQLVKHFGWTWVGAVRSDNEYGNNGMATFVEVAEREGVCIEYSEAISRTNSKEKTAKVVEVIKRGTAKVLVAFLAQGEMDVLLEEIIRQNVTGLQWVGSESWITARYLATERVSKVLGGAVGFTISKSKIPGLKEFLLKVNPSQNPSNALLREFWEMTFGCHLSSTISSEVEYEKFCDGSENLSNVSNAFTDVSELRISNNVYKAAYAIAYALHNTMACKTSNSSPENITCGNKDLMVSSQVLHSLQNVNFTMTSGQKVYFDKNGDPTARYELINWQKNGAGETNFITVGHYDASLPSEQQFVMNSINIIWEGDSYLKPNSVCSERCQPGFRQAVIKGRPVCCFECLRCPSGEISNTTDSAECIKCPLEYWSNENHSMCVLKKVEFLSFEENMGILLSAFSLTGVSLTIAVALVFYNFIDTPLVKASNAELSFLLLFSLSLCFLCSLTFIGKPTEWSCMLRHTAFGITFALCTSCVLARTIAVVMAFKATVPGSSVPQCSLPLQRISVFCCTLFQVIICTLWLVLDPPMPYKNITHSLDKIILECYLGSAIGFWAVLVYIGLLSVLCFILAFLAQKLPDNFNEAKYITFSMLIFCAVWITFIPAYVSSPGKFTVAVEIFAILASSFGLLFCIFTPKCYIILLKPEQNTRKHIMGKTHNKSQ, encoded by the exons ATGCTTGTCTTTGGGTTCTTGCTGCTCTGCAGCATTAAAACAAAGGGGGAAAAGGCTAACTGTAGTATTATAGGGCAACCAGAGTACCCCCTGCTTTCCAAGGATGGAGACATTATCATCGGAGGAGCTTTTTCAATTCACAGCAAAATAAATTTGGAAATGCCATCATTTACAGGAAAACCTCATCGTCTATTGTGCACCAG CCTGAATTTGAGAGAATTTCGCTTTGCTCAGACCATGATCTTTGCCATTGAGGAAATTAACAGCAATCAGACGTTACTCCCAAACATTTCGATTGGATACCAAATATATGACAGCTGTGGTTCCACATTAGCCTCTATGAGGTCATCAGTGGCTCTGATAAATGGTCAGGAGTTGACAGCAGAACACACCTGCCCTGGAAAAACATCAGTTAAAGCTATTATTGGAGAATCTGAGTCTTCCTCAACCATTGTACTGTCCAGAGCAACAGGGCCCTTCAAGATACCTGTG aTTAGCCATTTTGCTACCTGTGCCTGCCTGAGCAACAGAAAGCAgtttccttctttcttcaggACTATTCCCAGTGATTACTACCAGAGCAGAGCACTGGCCCAGCTAGTCAAACACTTCGGCTGGACATGGGTTGGAGCAGTGAGAAGTGATAATGAGTATGGAAACAATGGCATGGCAACTTTTGTAGAGGTAGCTGAGCGAGAAGGAGTATGCATTGAGTATTCAGAGGCCATATCAAGGACAAATTCCAAAGAGAAGACTGCTAAAGTTGTTGAAGTAATAAAAAGGGGCACTGCTAAAGTTCTTGTGGCATTTCTGGCACAGGGTGAAATGGATGTGTTACTGGAAGAAATTATCAGACAAAATGTAACTGGGCTACAGTGGGTAGGCAGTGAATCCTGGATAACAGCGAGATACTTGGCAACAGAGAGAGTTTCAAAAGTTCTTGGTGGAGCAGTTGGTTTTACAATTAGCAAGTCAAAAATCCCAGGCCTGAAAGAATTTCTGCTTAAAGTTAATCCATCTCAGAACCCTTCAAATGCTCTACTGAGGGAATTTTGGGAGATGACATTTGGATGCCATCTCTCTTCAACGATCAGTTCTGAAGTTGAGTATGAAAAGTTTTGTGATGGATCTGAAAATCTGAGTAATGTGAGTAATGCATTCACGGATGTATCTGAGCTAAGGATTTCAAATAATGTATATAAGGCAGCCTACGCTATAGCTTATGCACTTCATAACACAATGGCTTGCAAAACCTCAAACAGTTCACCTGAAAATATAACATGTGGAAATAAGGATTTAATGGTTTCCAGCCAA GTACTGCATTCCCTCCAAAATGTGAATTTCACAATGACCTCAGGTCAGAAAGTATACTTTGACAAAAATGGAGACCCTACGGCAAGATATGAGCTAATAAACTGGCAGAAAAATGGAGCAGGGGAAACTAATTTTATCACTGTAGGACACTATGATGCCTCACTACCCAGTGAACAGCAGTTTGTCATGAATTCTATCAATATTATTTGGGAAGGAGACAGTTACCTG AAACCAAACTCAGTGTGTAGTGAGAGATGCCAGCCAGGTTTCAGACAAGCTGTGATCAAAGGGAGACCAGTGTGCTGCTTTGAATGTTTGCGGTGCCCTTCTGGAGAAATCAGCAACACTACTG ATTCTGCTGAATGCATCAAATGTCCTTTAGAGTACTGGTCAAACGAAAACCACAGTATGTGTGTTCTCAAGAAGGTGGAGTTCCTTTCATTCGAGGAAAACATGGGGATACTTTTGTCTGCATTCTCATTAACTGGGGTGTCTTTAACAATTGCAGTTGCACTGGTGTTTTACAACTTCATAGATACACCTCTTGTGAAGGCCAGCAATGCAGAGCTAAGCTTCCTGCTTCTTTTCTCATTGTCTCTGTGTTTTCTCTGTTCACTTACTTTTATTGGTAAACCTACTGAGTGGTCCTGTATGTTGCGTCACACAGCATTCGGGATCACTTTTGCCCTTTGTACGTCTTGTGTTCTGGCAAGGACAATAGCAGTGGTAATGGCCTTCAAAGCCACAGTGCCTGGATCAAGTGTCCCTCAGTGTTCATTGCCTTTACAAAGAATTAGCGTTTTCTGTTGTACTCTTTTTCAAGTAATAATATGTACCCTGTGGCTGGTATTAGACCCTCCAATGccatataaaaatattactcATTCATTAGATAAAATAATACTTGAATGTTATCTAGGCTCAGCTATAGGTTTCTGGGCTGTACTGGTTTATATAGGGTTGCTCTCTGTCCTATGTTTCATTTTGGCTTTTCTGGCTCAAAAGCTTCCAGATAACTTCAATGAAGCCAAATACATCACATTCAGTATGCTCATATTTTGTGCTGTTTGGATCACATTTATCCCAGCTTATGTCAGTTCTCCTGGAAAATTCACGGTGGCTGTGGAGATATTTGCCATCTTAGCTTCTAGTTTTGGTttgttattttgtatatttacaCCAAAGTGCTACATTATCTTACTCAAGCCAGAGCAAAACACAAGGAAACATATCATGGGCAAAACCcataataaatcacaataa
- the olfcj1 gene encoding olfactory receptor CJ1, with amino-acid sequence MVLVATILMIITCTVSAAQPKCKAYGTDELLHFSKEGNVSIGGIFSFHQNPVDVNPTLTTNPGNIRCNGLDPGELQYAMTMIFAIEEINNSSDLLPGFVLGYRVYGSCPSIPLSTGASLALINGQMEAEESCVSPSTVQAVIGETTSTSTIDIARTMGPFKIPVLSHSATCACLSNRQQYPSFFRTIPSDYYQSRALAKLVKYFGWIWVGAVRSRGDYGNNGMATFLEAAEKEGICVEYSMAIYRTDSREKFLEVTNVIKKSTSKVIVAFADGNDLDILIKELYYQNITGYQWVGSEGWITYRYVATPMNYAVVGGAIGFAVPNAYIPGLREFIVSSRPTLRLGNTGLVELWESMFNCILNPNTHNVSKICNGEESLANTNTRFTDVSDASLLNNVYKAVYAVAHAIEALLTCEKGKGPFPNKTCAENGKIQPWQVLHYLTQVNFTTKNGENVYFDDHGDPVARYTLVNWQMNYEGIITFESIGLYDASKPEGQQIKMKDDIDAIWAGNQKKVPLSVCSETCLAGTRRAFMKGKPICCFDCIDCADGEFSNTTNAVTCVTCPLEYKSNGNRTRCELKNIEFLTFKEVMGNILVTFSLCGGFLTITIGLIFFYHRHTPIVRANNSELSYLLLFSLTLCFLCSLTFIGRPTEWSCMLRHTVFGITFVLCISCVLGKTIVVLMAFKATLPGSNVMKWFGPPQQRLSVFAFTLIQVLICVLWLTMSPPFPYKNTSKYNDKIILECDSGSAVGFWAVLGYIGLLAILCFILAFLARKLPDNFNEAKFITFSMLIFCAVWITFIPAYVSSPGKYTVAVEIFAILASSYGMLFCIFIPKCYIILLKPDMNSKKLLMGKASSKVH; translated from the exons ATGGTGTTGGTTGCAACCATTTTAATGATTATCACCTGTACTGTGAGTGCTGCTCAACCTAAATGTAAAGCTTATGGGACAGATGAACTCCTTCATTTTTCAAAAGAAGGTAACGTCTCTATTGGGGGCATTTTTTCATTCCACCAAAATCCAGTTGATGTAAATCCAACGCTCACAACCAATCCAGGAAACATCCGGTGTAATGG TCTTGATCCTGGAGAGCTGCAGTATGCAATGACAATGATTTTTGCCATTGAGGAAATAAACAACAGCTCAGATCTTCTTCCTGGCTTTGTGTTAGGCTACCGTGTCTATGGCTCTTGCCCAAGTATCCCTCTCTCTACGGGAGCATCGTTAGCTCTGATCAATGGACAAATGGAAGCAGAAGAGAGCTGTGTAAGTCCCTCTACTGTGCAAGCTGTCATTGGAGAAACTACATCAACATCCACAATAGACATTGCAAGGACCATGGGTCCATTTAAGATCCCCGTG CTAAGCCATTCAGCAACTTGTGCATGTCTTAGTAACAGACAACAGTATCCATCCTTCTTTAGGACCATTCCCAGTGATTACTACCAGAGCAGAGCACTGGCTAAACTAGTCAAGTATTTTGGCTGGATCTGGGTTGGGGCTGTGAGAAGCCGGGGAGATTACGGCAACAATGGAATGGCCACTTTTTTAGAAGCAGCAGAGAAAGAAGGCATTTGTGTTGAATACTCCATGGCCATTTACAGAACCGATTCAAGAGAGAAGTTTTTGGAAGTCACAAACGTAATTAAAAAATCAACATCTAAAGTCATAGTAGCTTTTGCAGATGGCAATGATTTGGACATCCTCAtaaaagagctttactaccaaaATATAACTGGCTATCAGTGGGTTGGAAGTGAGGGCTGGATTACTTACAGATATGTAGCAACCCCAATGAACTATGCTGTTGTAGGGGGAGCAATAGGCTTTGCTGTGCCAAATGCATACATTCCTGGATTGAGGGAGTTTATTGTGAGTAGCCGTCCCACCTTGAGGTTAGGTAACACAGGACTGGTTGAGCTGTGGGAAAGCATGTTTAACTGCATTTTAaatccaaacacacacaatgtCTCTAAGATATGCAATGGAGAGGAGTCCCTAGCTAATACAAACACACGTTTCACAGATGTATCTGATGCTAGTCTTCTAAACAATGTCTACAAGGCAGTGTATGCTGTCGCTCATGCAATAGAAGCACTGCTGACTTGTGAGAAAGGGAAGGGGCCATTCCCCAACAAGACATGTGCAGAGAATGGGAAAATACAGCCTTGGCAG GTGTTGCATTATCTCACTCAAGTGAACTTTACAACCAAAAATGGAGAGAATGTTTACTTTGATGATCATGGTGACCCAGTTGCACGTTATACACTGGTTAACTGGCAGATGAACTATGAAGGAATAATAACATTTGAGTCAATTGGCTTATACGATGCATCCAAGCCAGAGGGACAACAGATTAAAATGAAAGATGACATTGATGCAATCTGGGCAGGAAACCAGAAAAAG GTCCCGCTGTCTGTGTGTAGTGAGACCTGTCTTGCAGGCACTCGGAGGGCCTTCATGAAAGGAAAACCCATCTGCTGCTTTGACTGCATCGACTGTGCAGATGGAGAGTTCAGCAACACCACAA ATGCAGTAACATGCGTTACATGCCCTCTTGAGTACAAATCAAATGGGAACAGAACACGATGTGAACTcaaaaacattgaattcttAACATTTAAAGAAGTAATGGGTAATATACTAGTGACATTCTCTTTGTGTGGTGGATTTCTCACAATCACAATTGGGTTGATTTTCTTCTACCACAGACATACACCAATAGTAAGAGCTAACAACTCAGAGCTGAGCTATTTGCTGCTCTTCTCACTCACTCTGTGTTTTCTCTGTTCACTTACTTTCATTGGTCGGCCCACTGAGTGGTCCTGTATGTTGCGTCACACAGTGTTTGGGATCACTTTTGTACTCTGTATTTCCTGTGTTCTGGGGAAAACAATTGTTGTGTTAATGGCCTTCAAGGCTACACTTCCAGGAAGTAATGTCATGAAATGGTTTGGGCCTCCTCAACAGAGACTCAGTGTTTTTGCCTTTACTCTTATACAAGTGCTTATTTGTGTTCTTTGGTTAACAATGTCACCCCCATTTCCCTACAAAAACACGAGTAAGTACAATGACAAAATCATACTTGAGTGTGATTCAGGTTCAGCAGTTGGATTCTGGGCTGTGCTGGGTTATATTGGCCTATTGGCTATCTTGTGCTTCATTCTGGCTTTTCTTGCCCGCAAGCTGCCTGACAATTTCAATGAAGCCAAATTCATTACATTCAGTATGCTTATATTCTGTGCTGTATGGATCACTTTTATCCCAGCTTATGTTAGTTCTCCTGGAAAATATACTGTAGCTGTGGAGATATTTGCTATTTTAGCGTCAAGTTATGGGATGTTGTTTTGTATATTCATTCCTAAGTGCTACATAATTTTACTAAAACCTGACATGAACTCTAAAAAACTTTTAATGGGTAAAGCTTCTTCAAAGGTTCACTGA